A region of the Mesotoga sp. UBA6090 genome:
GCTTTTTCATCTTCAGTTGCTCTTCGTTGTATCCCAGTAGATCACATGCGGTTTTGTTCGTATAAAGAACATTTTCCGATAGGTCTAGCAGGAGAATACCGTCCAACGAGTTACTCAAAACTGCGCTGAATTCGGATATTCTTTTCTTTCGCTCCCTAATATGATAGATTGAACTTGCCAGAAGAATTGGAAAACCCACAACTAAGAGAGCCACGGAAATGAACTCGTAGTAATTCATTCGGGTAAGTGCTTCAAGTAAATCGAAGTATGTCGAAAGTGACAGCAGAATGAGTCCAAGCGGTATTCCCCTATGAAGCTCCCTGTTCCCTAGAAGATAAGCTGCAACGAGCGAAACCCCAATAATGACCATTTCGCTCAGTACTGCCAGCAGCCTGACTGGCTGAAAAGAGTGCATTGAAAATACTATTGCCGAAACAACTATTATCAAAATTGATGTCAGATATACTTGCAGCTTACCTCCCGGAATAGTCAACTAAGGATCACCTCAGTTATATTATACAGTCGCATGGTAATTCCAGAGTTCATCGCACACAGATATTGTAGGCTTTATAATCTACCGCTGATTTCTCGCCTTCCCATGATCTAAAATATCTAAAAACAATTGCTGAATTGCCACCATCTACCGCCTGGAAAGTCCAGGTGACTTTCGAAGGGGCTCCGACTTTCCCGCTATCGTCGGCCAGGACTTTCTTACCAATTTCGCTGATTCCGTCTCCAAGTATCTGATACTGCCATGAGTATCCCGTGCTGGCATTCTCTTCGAGAGTTACAGTGAAGGTTGAGCCGAGGGAAACTTCGTTAATGAGAATATTGAAATCAACCTGGCCTTTTTCCTCACCAGTTACATCAACGGTCAATGCCCTGAAGTCTATCGATTGCTTTTCCCCTTCCCACTCCCTGAAGAGTCTTAAGGTGATCAGCGCTTTCCCCTCTCTTGCTGCAGTCATTATCCAACCTTTGACAGAAGGAGCACCCGGCATCATACTGGGTGCGCTGTGCTCTTCAAGGAAGTTTCTCAGCACACCTGTCGGCTCCGCGAAAATATGCCAAAGATATCCCGTGGAAGGATTCTCCTGAATCTCGAGTATGGCAAGATCAGTTACACCCATTGAATTGGCTGACTCCTTCAACTCAATCGCAAGCCCCGATGTGATTATCAATGCGATATAGCAAATTGCTATCAGTGCTTTCTTCATGGTTCACACCTCCTATATTAGAAAAAGCTCTTCCTGCCTTCCATCCAGATAGTCAATCTCGTTGTTTCTGAAAGCGACAGTCTCCTCCAAGAATCCATAAACCGGCTGGCCACTCCAAGAAGCCACTGGAGATCTGTTGTTCAACTCCATGGCAAAACAAGCAGAATCCCTGATTTTGAGATCCCCCGTCCCCTTAATTCCTTCCTGGTTATTCCAAAGTCCTATGATTGGCCCCGCTCCGTGTCCATGATAGCCGACCGGATGAGAATAGATCGTCGCATTCAGATCTCTTTCTGCTGCGTCTTTCAATGACATTCTTAACAGCTCGTTCCCTCTAATACCCTCAGTGAAATTTCGTGCCAGAATGTCCTGAACCTCGTTTGTCTTGGAAACAACATCTTGCAGCCCTTCCGGTACACTACTTCTACTTTTCCTTTTCAGGTAGAACATTTGCTGTGTATCTGTCGCAAGACCATTACAGATGAAACCAAAATCGCAGTGCAGAAGATCTCCCTCCTCTACCACTCCCGTACTTCTTGGATCTTCCACACCCTTTCTCTGGAAGTCTACATCTGGGCCGAACCATGTTTTCAGACCAATATCATATGAAAGCTTCTTGAGCAGGAGCTCCAAATCTCTAGTTTTCGTGACTCCCGGTACAATGTTGTCTCTCGAAAAGGCATTTCTGATTATTACGTGAGCTATTCTGTCTAGATTTCTGTAAACCTCAATCTCCTTCTCGCTTCTAGTCTGCAACCAGTTGACCGCAATGTTTTCGGCACTAACCATAGCAACCTCATCACAAAGCCTTCTCTTGAGAGACTGGAGAAGTGAAAGCGTAATCCCGTCGGCGAGTGCGAAATTCTCCGAATAGTCTACTCCTAGAGTCTTTACCCTTAAGTCCATCAACAGCTTCCCTATTGAATCGAAGATATCTCCGTCTTCAACTTTCCACGCAGATTCATAGTAGTCGCTCATCTGACTACCATATGGAGACAAAACAAATCTATTATTCTTCGTGAATAAGAAGGCTGTTATTCTGCTGGCTCCGTAAAACGAACCGGGAAGAAGCGTACTTATGATGGGATCTTCGTTATTTTCCCTTCCGATGACCATCCAGCCATCGAAATCTTCTTCTTCAAGAAGACCCGGCATAATATAATCCAGTCTATCAAGCAGAACCTCGTTGTGTTCACCGATTCTCTCTTCCTCAGAGGGCATGTTGGCAGCTATCTCTTCATATTCATCCGCAAATCTATTCATCGGCTCCTCCGTTATCCTTTCCAATGGGGATATCGACTTCCGACTTTTCGAGAAGCTTCTTCAGATAATCCGCATTCTTTTCCAAAAAGCTCTCTTCGGTCGCCAGATGAATTCCGACCGGACCTTTGCTTCTGATTCGCAGTCTCTTGTAAGAGCTCTTCTGACGACTTATGAGCCTGTAGGTAATCCCGTCAATTTCAACAAACCCTTTGATCTCCAATTTGTCACCTCCTGAGATAATCTATCATGTATACTCCGCAAAACAAAGAACAGTCCAAGTCTTCTTGCTTTGCCGATGAGATGCAGAGTAAAATTGAGGAACCGAAATTGGAGGAGATAGTGTTGTTGGTTAAGATCGAACCGGAGAAATTCCAGAGTCTAGAGACTATTGATGAAGAACTTGGCCAGAACCTTATGGCTTTGTCTGTCATCGAATTGTATACGAGGGGAGCCGTTTACGTCGATGATCCCGAGAAACAAAACATCTCAGTAATCTGGAACTTCTGTGATTCGGTTCTAGTTGGAGGCATGGTTGAAGAGAATTCGCTCATCCCCTTGCGCGATCTCTTTTCTAAAACTCTTATGGTGCTGGCAAGAGAGTCAGGAATTCCTCTTCTGAATTTCTATTGAACTCCAGCCGCGTTTGAAAGACTTGGAAGCATCCTAATTACTTTGAATCCCAGGCAGGTGAGAAGATCTCTATTCCAAATGCGATCTTTGAAGGACCTGAAAACAGAGAATCTCAACATTGATAAGACTCCCCTAAGAATAACCGGCGAAATGCTTGAGATGGGACTGGTTAACACCCAAGTTCTTGAAGGCTGGATATACTCTTTTTGGAAAGATGTGGATTCCTTCATCAGTAATAGCGGTGGTTAGATAGTAGTCAGAAATGGTACGATCCTAAGTTGGTGCATCGGTGCGTACAGGTCTGCCGATAGAATTGAGGCGGGTCTGGAGACAGTAGAAGAATCTAGAAATAAGGGGTTGGTCTGGCTGTTGCAAGAGCATGAATGAATGAATTCTCATCGAACGGATTGACAGTTGACTGGCATCGCAACTCGACGAACTGCCCTTTGCTCTTAATTGCCAGAAAGCTCGGGTTTAAAGAAATCCTTGAATACAGTATCTATCAGATAGACACTTGAAAGGAGCGAAACAATGAGATCATTAGGACTAATATGCACCGCTTGCGGAAAGGAGTACTCGGATGGACAT
Encoded here:
- a CDS encoding protease inhibitor I42 family protein, which gives rise to MKKALIAICYIALIITSGLAIELKESANSMGVTDLAILEIQENPSTGYLWHIFAEPTGVLRNFLEEHSAPSMMPGAPSVKGWIMTAAREGKALITLRLFREWEGEKQSIDFRALTVDVTGEEKGQVDFNILINEVSLGSTFTVTLEENASTGYSWQYQILGDGISEIGKKVLADDSGKVGAPSKVTWTFQAVDGGNSAIVFRYFRSWEGEKSAVDYKAYNICVR
- a CDS encoding M24 family metallopeptidase, with product MNRFADEYEEIAANMPSEEERIGEHNEVLLDRLDYIMPGLLEEEDFDGWMVIGRENNEDPIISTLLPGSFYGASRITAFLFTKNNRFVLSPYGSQMSDYYESAWKVEDGDIFDSIGKLLMDLRVKTLGVDYSENFALADGITLSLLQSLKRRLCDEVAMVSAENIAVNWLQTRSEKEIEVYRNLDRIAHVIIRNAFSRDNIVPGVTKTRDLELLLKKLSYDIGLKTWFGPDVDFQRKGVEDPRSTGVVEEGDLLHCDFGFICNGLATDTQQMFYLKRKSRSSVPEGLQDVVSKTNEVQDILARNFTEGIRGNELLRMSLKDAAERDLNATIYSHPVGYHGHGAGPIIGLWNNQEGIKGTGDLKIRDSACFAMELNNRSPVASWSGQPVYGFLEETVAFRNNEIDYLDGRQEELFLI